A genomic window from Sulfurimonas paralvinellae includes:
- a CDS encoding uroporphyrinogen-III synthase, with the protein MRPLYLFSISSHSDAISINSLDITFFKPDIDFSKYDALIITSKQTSKALTQYAKESYISLPALCVSVASAASYEALGGEVLDIGGGYGDNLVEKIKAYPKQKKWLYLRAKEVASDFAKLCRDEGYHIDEVVVYESGCSKAIQNVTVEEDAVLIFTSPSSVKCFLKKHKLTQEQSVIVIGKTTAKALPQECNYILSPQTTIESCIEIAKEHFLK; encoded by the coding sequence ATGCGTCCCCTTTATCTCTTTTCCATCTCTTCACATTCCGATGCAATCAGCATCAACTCTTTAGACATTACTTTTTTCAAGCCTGATATCGACTTTTCAAAATATGATGCGCTCATCATTACATCCAAACAGACTTCCAAAGCACTCACGCAGTATGCCAAAGAGAGTTATATTTCTTTGCCTGCTTTATGTGTCTCGGTTGCGAGTGCTGCTTCTTATGAGGCATTGGGAGGAGAGGTTTTAGATATCGGCGGCGGTTACGGAGATAATCTTGTTGAAAAAATAAAGGCCTATCCAAAACAGAAAAAGTGGCTCTATCTGCGTGCAAAAGAGGTGGCATCGGATTTTGCAAAGTTGTGTAGAGATGAGGGATATCATATCGATGAAGTAGTGGTCTACGAGAGTGGCTGCTCCAAAGCGATACAAAATGTCACCGTCGAAGAAGATGCGGTACTCATTTTTACGTCGCCTTCAAGTGTAAAATGTTTCTTGAAAAAGCATAAGCTCACGCAGGAACAGAGTGTGATAGTCATTGGAAAAACAACGGCAAAAGCACTGCCTCAAGAGTGTAACTACATTCTATCACCGCAAACAACTATTGAGAGCTGTATAGAAATAGCAAAAGAGCACTTTCTAAAATAA
- the guaA gene encoding glutamine-hydrolyzing GMP synthase, with translation MTNVSIIVLDFGSQYTQLIARRLREDKIYCEILPYHTKVADIQAKNPKGIILSGGPSSVYSEDAYEVDQGVYEMGIPVLGICYGMQRIAVDFGGSVIRSDHHEYGKAELNIVGYPDNVSPLFAECENNRIVWMSHSDRVETLPEGFKVIATSDNSPYAAIANDEKRVYAMQFHPEVQHSEEGYLMLRNFAKNICGVTEKWKMEHFLKEQIEKIREQVGDAKVLCGLSGGVDSSVVAAMLYEAIGDQLVPVFVDNGLLRKGEREQVEQVFKVNLKVPLVVVDARENFLSKLAGVSDPEKKRQIIGHTFIEEFEKEAKKHDGIKFLAQGTLYPDVIESISVNGPSEVIKSHHNVGGLPDWMDFELIEPLRELFKDEVRKIGLELGLPESMINRHPFPGPGLAIRIMGDVNPADLDLLREADVILLDELKASGYYAKTWQAFAVLLNVKSVGVMGDNRTYDNTVCVRVVEAVDGMTATFAHLPHDLLERISRRIINEVDGINRVVYDISSKPPATIEWE, from the coding sequence ATGACAAATGTTAGCATCATCGTTCTCGATTTCGGTTCTCAATATACACAGCTTATCGCTCGTCGTTTACGTGAAGATAAGATCTATTGTGAGATTCTTCCATACCATACAAAAGTAGCGGATATTCAGGCTAAAAACCCTAAAGGTATCATCCTCTCAGGCGGACCTTCTTCTGTTTACAGTGAAGATGCCTATGAAGTTGATCAAGGTGTCTATGAGATGGGGATTCCTGTTCTTGGTATCTGTTACGGCATGCAGAGAATTGCAGTTGATTTCGGTGGAAGTGTCATTCGTTCTGACCATCATGAGTATGGAAAAGCGGAGCTAAACATTGTCGGTTATCCTGACAATGTCTCCCCGCTGTTTGCAGAGTGTGAAAACAATCGTATTGTCTGGATGAGCCACTCTGACAGAGTTGAGACACTTCCTGAGGGTTTTAAAGTCATTGCGACATCGGACAACTCTCCATATGCAGCTATCGCAAATGATGAAAAACGTGTTTATGCAATGCAGTTTCACCCTGAAGTTCAACACTCAGAAGAGGGTTATCTTATGCTTCGTAACTTCGCAAAAAATATCTGCGGCGTGACTGAAAAATGGAAAATGGAACACTTCTTAAAAGAGCAAATAGAGAAGATTCGCGAACAGGTCGGTGATGCAAAAGTCCTCTGCGGTCTTAGCGGTGGAGTAGATAGTTCTGTTGTTGCAGCGATGCTCTATGAAGCGATTGGCGATCAGCTTGTGCCGGTTTTTGTTGATAACGGGCTTCTTCGTAAAGGTGAGCGTGAGCAGGTGGAACAAGTTTTTAAAGTGAACTTGAAAGTTCCATTGGTTGTCGTTGATGCACGTGAAAATTTTCTTTCAAAATTAGCGGGTGTTAGTGACCCAGAGAAAAAACGTCAGATTATCGGACATACGTTCATTGAAGAGTTTGAAAAAGAGGCGAAGAAACACGACGGTATTAAGTTTCTTGCACAGGGAACACTCTATCCGGATGTTATCGAGTCTATCTCTGTAAATGGACCAAGTGAAGTTATCAAATCACACCATAATGTCGGCGGCCTTCCTGACTGGATGGATTTTGAGCTGATCGAGCCTTTGCGTGAGCTTTTTAAAGATGAAGTACGCAAGATTGGTCTTGAACTTGGACTTCCTGAATCTATGATAAACCGTCATCCATTCCCTGGTCCGGGACTTGCGATTCGCATCATGGGTGATGTTAATCCTGCTGATCTTGATCTGTTGCGTGAGGCAGATGTTATTTTACTTGATGAGTTAAAAGCGAGCGGATACTATGCAAAAACATGGCAGGCATTTGCTGTATTGCTCAATGTAAAATCTGTCGGTGTTATGGGTGATAATCGTACATATGACAATACAGTTTGCGTGAGAGTTGTTGAAGCCGTTGACGGTATGACAGCAACATTCGCACATTTGCCGCACGATCTTTTAGAAAGAATTTCAAGAAGAATCATCAATGAGGTCGATGGCATCAATCGTGTTGTTTACGATATCTCAAGTAAACCGCCGGCTACAATTGAGTGGGAGTAA
- the nhaD gene encoding sodium:proton antiporter NhaD — protein sequence MEHSAIAGVTQAAEHAATHINLATTWVGWLSLAVFIIAYYFIATEERYEVNKAKPALFAGTFMFMLIGIYFTINGMSPDGLHDELENLILEIAEIFFFLLVAMTYIETLIERGVFDLMKYKLVSKGYSYKKLFWLTGLLAFFISPVADNLTTALILSTVLFTIDKKNINFLVPGAINIVVAANAGGAWSPFGDITTLMAWTAGKGEFVDFLYLFPAAFLGWGVTAFLLSMSVPSGEPAFDAATEKKPVVRDGGMGVVYLGVGTIVIAVLGHQFFHFPAMWGMMFGLALLKLYSVTLEKGGKESFNIYVNMEKVENDTLLFFFGILSAVGALHFLGFLEYIHELYGMIGSTAANVGVGFLSAIVDNVPVMSAILKSSPEMGIDQWMLVTMTAGVGGSLISFGSAAGVGVMGRLRGIYTFGSHMKHAWTILVGYILSIAIWYVQFEIMGLY from the coding sequence ATGGAACATAGTGCAATCGCAGGTGTTACACAGGCTGCAGAACATGCTGCAACACATATAAATCTGGCTACGACATGGGTGGGATGGCTGAGTTTAGCTGTTTTTATCATAGCATATTATTTTATTGCTACTGAAGAGAGATATGAGGTAAACAAAGCGAAACCTGCACTTTTTGCCGGTACATTTATGTTTATGCTCATCGGTATCTATTTCACTATCAATGGCATGAGTCCAGATGGTCTGCATGATGAGTTGGAGAATCTTATTCTTGAGATTGCAGAGATTTTCTTCTTCTTGCTTGTCGCTATGACATACATTGAAACACTCATCGAACGTGGTGTTTTTGACCTTATGAAGTACAAACTTGTTTCCAAAGGATACAGTTATAAAAAACTTTTCTGGCTGACCGGTCTTTTGGCATTTTTCATCTCTCCTGTTGCAGATAACTTGACAACGGCATTAATTTTATCAACGGTACTTTTTACAATAGATAAGAAAAATATTAACTTCCTGGTTCCCGGTGCCATCAACATCGTTGTCGCTGCCAACGCTGGTGGTGCATGGTCGCCGTTTGGTGATATCACAACGCTTATGGCATGGACTGCCGGTAAGGGAGAATTTGTAGACTTTCTTTATCTTTTTCCAGCTGCATTTCTAGGTTGGGGTGTTACGGCATTTCTTCTTTCTATGAGTGTTCCTTCTGGTGAGCCTGCCTTCGATGCAGCAACAGAGAAAAAACCGGTTGTCAGAGATGGCGGTATGGGTGTTGTTTATCTTGGTGTGGGTACGATCGTTATCGCCGTATTGGGACATCAGTTTTTCCATTTCCCGGCAATGTGGGGTATGATGTTTGGTCTCGCACTGCTTAAACTTTACTCAGTTACGCTTGAAAAAGGCGGAAAAGAGAGTTTTAATATCTATGTGAATATGGAAAAAGTTGAAAATGATACGCTTCTCTTCTTCTTTGGTATTTTATCAGCTGTTGGTGCACTTCACTTTTTAGGATTTTTGGAGTATATTCACGAGCTTTACGGTATGATAGGTTCAACGGCAGCCAATGTTGGTGTTGGTTTCCTTTCGGCGATCGTCGACAATGTTCCGGTTATGAGTGCGATTTTAAAATCTTCTCCTGAAATGGGAATCGATCAATGGATGCTTGTTACAATGACAGCTGGTGTCGGTGGAAGCCTTATCTCTTTTGGTTCTGCTGCAGGTGTCGGTGTTATGGGTCGTTTAAGAGGTATCTATACTTTTGGTTCACACATGAAACATGCCTGGACTATTTTGGTAGGTTACATCCTTTCTATCGCCATTTGGTATGTTCAGTTCGAAATTATGGGACTTTACTAA
- the nadB gene encoding L-aspartate oxidase: MFQYDVIIVGAGVAGLYAAMKLPPEKKVLLINKRQTFKCNTFYAQGGVALAKDKADIPLHIKDTLAAGDGLCDKEAVELLSEHSREAIDDLIMNGFEFDKDDEGNLLYTKEAAHSCERILHAGGDATGRYLHHFLLSHNSHAMLSDARVVDLLIEDGECYGVTVLDHRQSYNLYAKDVIIASGGVGSLYEYHTNAPCISADMQGLCVMKGIELDRMEMLQFHPTVFVNATGAQKMLLTEALRGEGATIEDENGKRFLFEYDKRGELASRDIVSKSIFKYKKKSGLNVYLNMANFEEEYFEHRFPNIYKNLRALGYKVPKDRVPISPAFHYAIGGIRTDLHARVPNVKHLYAIGEVASTRVHGANRLASNSLLEGLVFAKVAVDDILHTAEEKKFREFPVDEAVMSYKDDKSKKNQLRHIMWENVSIIRTKNGLNDALDTINALLNEKIGKLLKFRLLTAREIVLSALNRSESIGVHTIQEEN; the protein is encoded by the coding sequence ATGTTTCAATATGATGTCATTATAGTCGGTGCAGGTGTCGCCGGACTCTATGCTGCAATGAAACTGCCGCCTGAGAAAAAAGTACTGCTGATCAATAAGCGGCAGACTTTTAAATGTAACACTTTCTATGCACAGGGAGGTGTAGCGCTTGCGAAGGATAAAGCTGACATACCACTGCATATAAAAGATACGCTTGCTGCAGGTGACGGTCTGTGTGACAAAGAGGCTGTTGAACTTCTAAGCGAACACTCACGTGAAGCGATTGATGATCTGATAATGAACGGATTTGAATTTGACAAAGATGATGAGGGCAATCTGCTTTATACGAAAGAGGCAGCACACTCCTGTGAGCGGATACTACATGCGGGTGGTGATGCGACAGGACGCTACCTGCACCATTTTCTGCTCTCTCATAATTCTCACGCAATGCTCAGTGATGCCCGTGTTGTCGATTTGTTGATTGAAGATGGAGAATGCTATGGTGTAACCGTTCTTGATCATCGTCAGAGTTATAATCTCTATGCCAAAGATGTCATCATCGCAAGCGGCGGTGTCGGTTCACTCTATGAATACCATACAAATGCTCCGTGCATCAGTGCGGATATGCAGGGACTTTGTGTCATGAAGGGAATCGAACTCGACAGGATGGAGATGTTGCAGTTTCATCCGACTGTTTTTGTCAATGCTACGGGTGCGCAAAAAATGCTTTTAACAGAGGCACTCAGAGGTGAGGGCGCGACAATCGAAGATGAGAACGGAAAACGATTTTTGTTTGAGTATGATAAGCGGGGAGAACTTGCTTCACGTGATATTGTCAGTAAATCAATATTTAAATACAAAAAGAAAAGCGGACTTAATGTTTATCTCAATATGGCAAATTTTGAAGAGGAGTATTTCGAACACAGATTTCCAAATATATATAAAAATCTTCGTGCACTTGGCTATAAGGTGCCAAAGGACAGAGTGCCGATATCGCCAGCTTTTCATTATGCAATTGGAGGTATTCGAACGGATCTGCATGCGCGTGTACCGAATGTAAAGCATCTTTATGCCATCGGGGAAGTGGCTTCTACAAGAGTCCATGGCGCAAATCGTCTTGCATCAAATTCACTGCTTGAGGGTCTGGTGTTTGCAAAGGTCGCTGTTGATGATATTTTGCACACTGCAGAGGAAAAGAAGTTTCGAGAATTTCCTGTCGATGAAGCGGTGATGAGTTACAAAGACGATAAGTCCAAAAAAAATCAACTGCGTCATATAATGTGGGAAAATGTGTCCATTATTCGAACAAAAAATGGATTAAATGATGCTTTAGATACAATTAATGCTCTTTTAAATGAAAAAATTGGTAAACTATTGAAATTTCGTTTATTAACGGCACGGGAGATCGTACTTTCGGCATTAAACAGAAGTGAATCGATAGGGGTTCACACAATTCAAGAGGAGAACTAA
- a CDS encoding lipoprotein: protein MAIITSFLLSLSACGYKAPPYYQDEVPKGDKNVEFYYKDKNFENNETNASCR from the coding sequence ATGGCAATTATAACAAGCTTTTTATTAAGTTTAAGTGCTTGTGGTTATAAGGCACCGCCATATTATCAGGATGAAGTGCCTAAAGGTGATAAAAATGTGGAGTTCTATTATAAAGACAAGAATTTTGAGAACAATGAAACAAATGCGAGCTGCAGATAA
- the uvrC gene encoding excinuclease ABC subunit UvrC — protein MNLKKTITQLPASPGIYQYFDDNGRLLYIGKAKNLANRVKSYWLFNPQLRPNPNLSSRIIKMLQQTTSLNYIVVNSEHDALILENSLIKQLNPKYNILLRDDKTYPYIYIDNSEKYPRFDITRKIIKSDDITYYGPYSIGARDILNSLYEIAKLVQKKGCLKSKKLCLYHQIDKCLGPCELPVSKERYQKEVDLATQLIKNKKLLLEKLQNKMEFYAEELRFEEAAELRDRMDKISRSEIKSEIDFASNENFDIFAVDHTDERAVVVRIFMRHGKIISSSHDYINLREGFDANELYSRALLDFYKDERPPIIAPILIAHAFEDLLLIQKHLSRVFEKKATITMPKRGKKKDLTALALLNARELLKKDTKTKDLKTFQDVQELCALENTPYRVEVFDNSHMAGVATVGAMIVYDNGKFDKKSYRTYHLDAQDEYAQMRETLSRRVESFSKNPPPDLWILDGGATLLKLALEILDSNGVTLDVIAISKEKVDAKAHRAKGKAKDIIYTKKDIFRLKESDKRLQWVQNLRDEAHRSAITFHKKTKLKLDQESKLLSLHGISAAKIQKLLNYFGTFEELKRLSIEEISAVLNEKDAKTIKNFYK, from the coding sequence ATGAATCTTAAAAAAACCATCACGCAACTCCCTGCATCTCCCGGAATATATCAATATTTTGATGACAACGGCAGACTGCTTTACATCGGAAAAGCGAAGAATCTTGCCAACAGAGTAAAAAGCTACTGGCTTTTCAACCCCCAACTGCGGCCAAATCCAAATCTCTCAAGCAGAATAATAAAGATGCTGCAGCAGACGACATCGCTTAACTATATCGTTGTCAATTCCGAACATGATGCTTTGATACTTGAAAACTCACTCATTAAACAGTTGAATCCCAAGTACAACATCCTTTTGCGTGATGACAAGACATACCCTTACATATATATAGACAATTCTGAAAAATATCCACGATTTGACATTACCCGCAAAATCATCAAAAGTGATGACATTACTTACTATGGACCCTACAGCATCGGTGCACGCGACATTCTCAACTCTCTTTATGAAATTGCCAAACTCGTTCAAAAAAAGGGATGCCTCAAATCAAAAAAACTCTGCCTCTATCATCAGATTGACAAATGTCTCGGACCTTGTGAACTGCCTGTATCAAAAGAGCGTTACCAAAAAGAGGTCGATTTGGCCACACAGCTGATTAAAAATAAAAAACTTCTCCTTGAAAAACTGCAGAACAAAATGGAGTTCTACGCAGAGGAGCTGCGTTTTGAAGAGGCTGCCGAGTTGCGTGACAGAATGGATAAGATAAGCCGCTCCGAGATCAAGAGCGAAATTGATTTTGCATCCAATGAAAATTTTGATATTTTTGCAGTGGATCACACAGATGAACGAGCTGTGGTTGTGAGAATCTTTATGCGTCATGGTAAGATCATCTCTTCTTCTCATGATTATATAAACCTGCGTGAGGGCTTTGATGCCAACGAGCTCTACTCGCGTGCCCTTCTCGATTTTTATAAAGATGAAAGACCGCCGATTATCGCACCCATTCTTATTGCACATGCGTTTGAAGACCTGCTTCTCATCCAAAAGCATTTAAGCCGTGTCTTTGAGAAAAAAGCGACCATAACCATGCCAAAACGCGGTAAGAAAAAAGACCTCACTGCGCTCGCACTGCTCAATGCCCGTGAGCTTCTTAAAAAAGATACAAAAACAAAAGATCTGAAAACATTTCAGGATGTACAAGAGCTTTGTGCGCTTGAAAACACGCCATACCGTGTCGAAGTCTTTGACAATTCTCATATGGCAGGTGTTGCCACTGTCGGTGCCATGATCGTTTATGACAACGGCAAGTTTGATAAGAAGTCTTACCGGACCTATCATCTTGACGCACAAGACGAATATGCACAGATGAGAGAAACCCTCTCACGCAGAGTAGAAAGCTTTTCAAAGAATCCGCCTCCTGATTTATGGATTCTTGACGGCGGTGCGACACTGCTCAAACTGGCTTTGGAAATTTTAGACTCAAATGGAGTGACACTCGATGTTATCGCCATTTCAAAAGAGAAAGTCGATGCAAAAGCACATCGAGCCAAAGGGAAAGCAAAAGACATTATCTACACAAAAAAAGATATATTTCGGCTAAAAGAGAGTGACAAGCGATTGCAGTGGGTACAAAATTTGCGTGATGAAGCACACAGATCGGCAATAACATTTCATAAAAAAACAAAACTCAAACTCGATCAGGAGAGTAAGCTCTTAAGTTTACATGGAATTTCAGCTGCAAAAATACAAAAACTGCTCAATTATTTTGGAACTTTCGAAGAGTTGAAAAGGCTCTCAATTGAGGAGATTAGTGCAGTTTTGAATGAAAAAGATGCAAAAACTATCAAAAATTTTTATAAATAA
- a CDS encoding PAS domain-containing protein, whose translation MNRPTPIDEEYFFEGSAIISQTDLKGTITYANRAFSEVSGYSVEELVGKPHNVLRHPDMPKIVFEKMWSTIQSGQAWNGLVKNLRKDGRYYWVDTEILPIKDNDSNITGYIAARKAASRKDIQENEETYKRMIETQD comes from the coding sequence ATGAACAGACCAACACCCATAGATGAAGAGTATTTTTTTGAAGGCTCAGCCATCATTAGCCAGACAGACCTCAAAGGTACGATAACCTATGCCAATAGAGCTTTTAGCGAAGTTTCCGGTTACAGTGTCGAAGAGCTTGTAGGCAAACCTCACAATGTTTTAAGACACCCCGATATGCCAAAAATCGTTTTTGAAAAGATGTGGAGCACCATTCAAAGCGGACAGGCATGGAATGGACTTGTTAAAAACTTGAGAAAAGACGGCAGATATTACTGGGTTGATACAGAAATACTTCCTATTAAAGATAACGACAGCAATATAACAGGCTATATAGCAGCCAGAAAAGCGGCCTCACGCAAAGACATTCAAGAGAATGAAGAGACATACAAACGTATGATTGAAACACAAGATTAA
- a CDS encoding Hpt domain-containing protein, producing the protein MLIYNYQKEFLGIDEKDLKTLGFNSLSELRAEVTDFADLFVKTPGYVHNFQHVHWIDFINYADVSEESKVLINVNSKTFKATLSVSTIFLIDNPTSPAYMIYLNNLRPLSKSENENISSDVLDRELPKVEKQEPKAFTPAPEVAPAIHDAYDTGAQEAAPIPQVEEDHLEVQENYDEPLSVPEFEEAPLEVYEEQQVTEPKISDESLDVGDLSLDVFDEEESTPVKETAEPVAATQTAAPKKVVKKKVIQEEWDNGYHYDPHIASKELGLPLDLIEEFIQDFIAQAKEFKPNIYSSIEDGDVDNVKILSHKLKGVAANLRIEDAHEVLSAVSTTNDMDVIHDNLDTFYKIIAKLSGEPIEKVVVVEEEIVEDTPEEVTTDSEPEIAIDLADDDEPLTLDFKDDEDEEITLSEEIEDKDVPKKIEMPELADDDFLNIEIADDEDDIITEENPSEVDISVDEETEEIHFNKADAAKEIGIDEESFNELFNDFVTESHTIFEKIEEAIENDDLQSCRNEALKFKGMSDNMRFHEFTNELETLIHSSDKDAIVQSAEKIDASLNKISKMGA; encoded by the coding sequence ATGCTAATTTACAATTATCAAAAAGAATTTTTAGGAATTGATGAAAAAGATTTAAAGACGCTTGGCTTTAACTCCCTTTCAGAACTCAGAGCCGAAGTAACAGATTTTGCCGATCTCTTTGTAAAAACACCCGGTTATGTTCATAATTTTCAGCATGTCCACTGGATAGATTTTATTAACTATGCCGATGTTTCTGAAGAATCAAAAGTACTTATCAATGTAAATTCAAAAACATTTAAAGCTACCCTTTCTGTCTCAACTATCTTTTTAATAGACAATCCTACATCGCCTGCTTATATGATATACCTCAATAATCTCCGTCCTCTTTCAAAAAGTGAAAACGAAAATATTTCAAGTGATGTTTTAGATAGAGAACTGCCAAAGGTTGAGAAACAAGAGCCTAAAGCCTTTACCCCTGCACCTGAAGTGGCACCAGCTATCCATGATGCCTATGATACAGGAGCACAGGAAGCAGCACCTATACCTCAAGTGGAAGAAGATCATCTCGAAGTTCAGGAAAATTATGATGAACCGCTAAGTGTTCCGGAATTTGAAGAAGCACCATTGGAAGTTTATGAAGAACAGCAAGTCACAGAGCCAAAAATATCAGATGAGTCACTTGATGTAGGAGACCTTTCACTAGATGTTTTTGATGAAGAAGAGAGTACTCCAGTAAAAGAAACAGCTGAACCAGTGGCAGCAACACAAACAGCTGCACCGAAAAAAGTTGTGAAAAAAAAGGTTATTCAAGAAGAGTGGGACAACGGTTATCACTATGATCCACACATCGCATCAAAAGAGTTAGGACTTCCACTTGATCTGATTGAAGAATTTATTCAGGACTTTATTGCACAGGCTAAAGAGTTTAAACCAAATATCTACAGCTCGATAGAAGATGGTGATGTAGATAATGTAAAAATACTTTCTCACAAACTCAAAGGTGTTGCCGCCAACCTTCGTATAGAGGATGCGCATGAAGTTCTCTCAGCTGTCAGTACGACAAATGATATGGATGTAATTCATGACAATCTCGATACTTTTTACAAAATTATTGCAAAATTATCTGGTGAACCAATTGAGAAAGTAGTCGTCGTCGAAGAAGAAATCGTCGAAGACACTCCAGAAGAAGTCACAACAGATTCTGAACCTGAAATTGCAATAGATCTGGCAGATGACGATGAGCCTCTTACTCTTGATTTTAAAGATGACGAAGATGAAGAAATTACATTATCAGAAGAGATCGAAGATAAAGATGTTCCTAAAAAAATCGAAATGCCGGAACTTGCCGATGATGATTTTTTAAATATTGAAATCGCCGACGATGAGGACGATATTATCACTGAAGAGAATCCGTCTGAAGTTGACATATCAGTTGATGAGGAAACGGAAGAAATTCATTTTAACAAAGCAGATGCCGCGAAAGAGATTGGCATAGACGAAGAAAGCTTCAATGAGCTCTTTAATGATTTCGTTACAGAAAGTCATACGATCTTTGAAAAAATCGAAGAGGCCATTGAAAATGATGATCTGCAAAGCTGCCGCAATGAAGCACTGAAATTTAAAGGGATGAGTGACAATATGCGTTTTCATGAATTTACAAATGAGCTTGAAACACTTATTCACTCTTCAGATAAAGATGCCATTGTTCAATCAGCGGAAAAAATAGATGCATCACTAAACAAAATCTCAAAGATGGGAGCTTAA